In Bacillus sp. KH172YL63, one genomic interval encodes:
- the metX gene encoding homoserine O-acetyltransferase MetX — protein MDASTAYEVSSISLPSLTLESGTTLRNVDLAYERTGNKEGPVILVCHALTGTHIVKGTDECPGWWDGLIGPGSYIDTNHYQVISFNVLGGCEGSTGPTTRNPDTGQPYGPSFPGITIRDMVNAQYEALKLLAVPRIEAVIGGSLGGMQALEWGVLYPDYIGKVFALAVTPRLNDFGIAFNHIGITAIEGDPAFCNGHYRDGSLIKGLEIARMVGMVTYRTRELFDERFRREEKDDRFSVESYLDYQGQKLARRFDPNSYLTLLKAMNTHDIARGRGDLEHVAGTYPSELISISYEGDSIYSPEYLKDFTEKTSNGRHYFISTEFGHDGFLVEFEKWGGIIASHLKKEVFTGMK, from the coding sequence ATGGATGCGTCCACTGCGTATGAAGTCAGCTCCATATCTCTCCCATCCCTCACATTAGAGTCAGGCACCACGCTGCGGAATGTCGATTTGGCATATGAACGTACAGGAAATAAAGAGGGTCCTGTGATCCTTGTCTGCCACGCCCTCACCGGGACCCATATAGTGAAGGGGACGGATGAGTGCCCGGGCTGGTGGGATGGATTGATCGGGCCCGGTTCTTATATCGATACAAATCACTATCAGGTGATTTCTTTCAATGTCCTGGGAGGATGTGAAGGGAGCACAGGGCCTACGACAAGAAACCCGGATACTGGACAGCCGTACGGTCCGAGCTTTCCTGGCATCACGATCAGGGATATGGTCAACGCTCAGTATGAGGCGTTAAAGCTGCTTGCAGTTCCCCGTATAGAAGCGGTCATAGGGGGTTCGTTGGGAGGCATGCAGGCACTGGAGTGGGGCGTCCTTTATCCTGATTACATCGGTAAAGTATTCGCACTGGCGGTCACGCCCCGGTTGAATGACTTTGGGATTGCATTTAATCACATCGGCATCACCGCGATTGAAGGGGATCCTGCCTTTTGCAATGGACATTACCGTGATGGTTCACTTATAAAAGGATTGGAGATTGCCAGGATGGTCGGCATGGTCACGTACCGGACACGGGAGCTGTTTGACGAGCGGTTCCGCCGTGAGGAAAAGGATGACCGCTTCAGTGTGGAAAGCTATCTGGATTATCAGGGACAGAAGCTAGCAAGGAGGTTTGACCCGAACAGCTATCTGACGCTCCTGAAAGCAATGAACACCCATGATATCGCCCGGGGGAGGGGAGATCTTGAACATGTGGCCGGAACTTATCCGAGCGAGCTGATTTCCATCAGCTATGAAGGCGACAGCATCTATTCCCCTGAGTATTTAAAGGATTTTACCGAGAAGACGTCAAACGGCCGCCACTATTTTATTTCGACAGAATTCGGCCATGACGGTTTCCTCGTTGAATTTGAAAAGTGGGGAGGGATCATCGCTTCCCATTTGAAAAAAGAAGTATTTACCGGCATGAAATGA
- a CDS encoding O-acetylhomoserine aminocarboxypropyltransferase/cysteine synthase family protein encodes MTKSFDFDTLLLHGGQEPDPTTGSRAVPIYQTTSYVFDSSDHAAKLFALEEPGNIYTRIMNPTVDVLEKRLALLEGGIGALGVSSGMAAISLAILNIAQAGDEIVAATNLYGGTYNLFSTTLPKYGIKVHFVDPSDPENFRKRITEKTKAVFAETIGNPSLHVLDIEAVAKVAHEHHIPLIIDNTFATPYICKPIEWGADIVIHSATKWIGGHGTAIGGVVIDGGKFDWNHEKFPGFTEEDPSYNGLRYAQDVGAAAFITKLRVQLLRDLGACLSPQNAFLLLQGLETLHLRIERHTENARKIAEHLDQHQGIAWVSYPGLPQHPSHGLAEKYLKNGAGSIVVFGIKGGRDSGRKVVDNISLWSHVANVGDAKSLIIHPASTTHQQLNAEEIRATGVTEDLVRLSVGLESAKDLIEDLDHAIEVALETSPV; translated from the coding sequence ATGACCAAATCATTCGACTTCGACACACTACTGCTTCACGGAGGCCAAGAACCGGACCCGACCACAGGATCACGTGCGGTCCCGATTTACCAAACCACATCCTATGTATTTGACAGCAGTGATCATGCCGCAAAATTATTTGCCCTTGAAGAGCCGGGGAACATTTATACCCGGATCATGAACCCGACGGTCGATGTGCTGGAGAAGCGCCTGGCACTGCTCGAGGGCGGCATCGGGGCGCTTGGGGTGTCGTCGGGGATGGCGGCGATTTCCCTGGCGATCCTGAACATTGCGCAGGCAGGTGATGAGATTGTGGCTGCGACAAATCTGTATGGCGGGACGTATAACCTCTTTTCCACGACGCTTCCGAAATACGGCATCAAGGTCCATTTCGTAGATCCGTCCGATCCGGAGAATTTCCGCAAGAGGATCACTGAGAAAACGAAGGCGGTGTTTGCGGAGACGATCGGGAATCCAAGTCTTCACGTGCTGGATATTGAAGCGGTGGCGAAGGTTGCACATGAGCATCATATTCCGCTCATCATCGATAACACGTTTGCGACGCCGTATATTTGTAAGCCGATTGAGTGGGGAGCAGATATTGTCATCCATTCTGCCACGAAATGGATCGGCGGCCACGGGACGGCGATTGGGGGAGTGGTGATCGACGGCGGGAAGTTTGACTGGAATCATGAGAAGTTCCCGGGCTTCACCGAGGAGGATCCAAGCTATAACGGATTGCGCTACGCACAGGATGTGGGTGCGGCCGCCTTCATTACTAAATTGAGGGTACAGCTGCTGCGGGATCTTGGGGCATGTCTGAGCCCGCAAAATGCGTTCCTGCTCCTGCAGGGGTTGGAGACGCTCCATCTCCGCATTGAACGCCATACAGAAAATGCCCGGAAGATCGCCGAGCATCTCGATCAGCATCAAGGGATCGCATGGGTGTCATATCCGGGACTCCCACAGCATCCGTCCCACGGGCTTGCCGAGAAGTATTTGAAAAACGGTGCCGGATCGATCGTTGTGTTTGGCATCAAAGGTGGAAGGGATTCGGGCCGGAAAGTCGTCGACAATATTTCCCTTTGGTCACATGTGGCGAACGTGGGGGATGCGAAATCATTGATCATCCATCCGGCTTCCACGACACACCAGCAGTTGAACGCCGAGGAAATCCGGGCGACTGGCGTGACGGAGGATCTGGTGAGGCTTTCTGTTGGATTGGAATCGGCGAAGGATCTTATTGAGGACCTTGACCACGCAATCGAAGTGGCACTGGAAACCTCTCCTGTATAA
- a CDS encoding trans-sulfuration enzyme family protein produces MNFTTKVVHSQLQGTEEIHSKTTPIYQTSAFSFSSLEELEGFYEGKSPYLYTRTGNPNTDELGNMVAGLEGAPAGVATSSGLSAILVGILAIVRSGDHIVAAEDLYGGTFHMLKEELKSFGILTTFVDFTDKDSIEAALTPQTKLLYSETVTNPFMRVENIKQMVNLAQEHNLFTMIDNTFATPFLQQPYLEGVDLVAHSATKYIGGHSDITAGVVVGKEELVRKAREKVVNIGSNLSPFEAWLTCRGAKTLALRIGTQARNAETLAGWLHSNTDIKEVYYPTNLSTKGNGAIVTIELDERCDMSTFFKSLGWIKIVPSLAGVETTVSYPLGTSHRALPKDAQKKLGINTHVVRISLGIEDGEDIVAQFEEAVKKSVEK; encoded by the coding sequence ATGAATTTCACTACGAAGGTCGTACATAGTCAGTTACAGGGAACGGAGGAGATCCACAGTAAAACGACGCCGATTTATCAGACGTCCGCTTTCTCATTCAGTTCCCTTGAAGAGCTTGAAGGTTTCTATGAAGGGAAGTCCCCTTATCTCTACACAAGAACGGGGAATCCCAATACAGATGAGCTGGGGAACATGGTTGCCGGCCTTGAAGGTGCACCGGCCGGAGTGGCCACATCATCAGGGTTATCGGCCATCCTTGTCGGCATCCTTGCCATTGTCCGCTCAGGTGATCATATCGTGGCTGCCGAGGATTTATACGGCGGCACATTCCATATGCTAAAAGAAGAGCTGAAGTCATTCGGCATCTTGACCACTTTCGTCGACTTTACCGATAAAGATAGCATTGAAGCGGCCCTAACCCCGCAAACAAAGCTCCTATACAGTGAAACAGTCACTAATCCGTTTATGCGGGTAGAGAATATCAAACAAATGGTGAACCTCGCTCAAGAACACAATCTGTTCACCATGATTGATAACACCTTTGCGACACCGTTTTTACAACAGCCTTACCTTGAAGGGGTGGATCTTGTCGCACACAGCGCCACGAAATATATCGGCGGCCACAGTGACATCACCGCCGGGGTCGTCGTCGGAAAGGAAGAGTTGGTAAGGAAGGCAAGAGAGAAGGTCGTCAACATCGGCTCCAATCTGAGTCCATTCGAAGCCTGGCTGACATGCCGAGGGGCAAAAACCCTCGCGCTCCGGATCGGCACCCAGGCCCGCAACGCAGAAACCCTGGCAGGATGGCTTCACAGCAACACCGATATTAAAGAAGTTTATTACCCGACAAACTTATCGACGAAAGGAAACGGGGCGATCGTGACGATCGAGCTTGATGAAAGATGCGATATGAGCACCTTCTTCAAGTCCCTCGGCTGGATCAAAATCGTTCCTTCCCTTGCCGGTGTCGAAACAACGGTGTCCTACCCGCTCGGAACATCCCACCGTGCCCTGCCGAAAGATGCCCAGAAAAAGCTCGGCATCAACACCCACGTCGTCCGGATATCGCTCGGCATCGAAGACGGGGAGGACATCGTCGCTCAATTTGAAGAAGCTGTTAAAAAATCGGTCGAAAAGTAA
- a CDS encoding DUF302 domain-containing protein codes for MFHYTKEVSMSVKEAVEKVEAALKEESFGVLWHLDLAQKLDDKGLDFNEEVVVLEVCNPHEAKKVLEESMLVSYFLPCKVTVYTESGTTKIGMAKPSKLIEMVDSDELKATALDIENRLIGCLERV; via the coding sequence ATGTTTCATTATACAAAGGAAGTCTCAATGAGCGTAAAGGAAGCAGTCGAGAAAGTGGAAGCGGCACTGAAAGAGGAAAGCTTTGGTGTACTGTGGCATCTTGATCTGGCACAAAAACTTGATGACAAAGGATTGGACTTTAACGAAGAAGTCGTCGTATTGGAAGTGTGTAATCCCCATGAAGCGAAGAAGGTGCTTGAAGAGAGCATGCTCGTCAGCTACTTCCTCCCTTGTAAAGTGACCGTCTACACAGAATCAGGGACAACGAAGATCGGTATGGCGAAGCCAAGCAAGCTGATTGAAATGGTCGATTCTGATGAATTGAAGGCTACTGCACTCGATATTGAAAACCGTTTGATCGGATGTTTGGAACGCGTATAA